Below is a window of Undibacterium sp. YM2 DNA.
ATCCGACCGCAAGGCCCAGGAAATCGTCAACCTGATCAAACCCTTGGTCGAGCAGCAAGGCCTTGATATCGCCAAGGTTGCCAGTGGCCAGCAAAAAATCTCCGCCAGCCCCGAGGCAATCAAGGCAGCGCAGGCGGCAGTGGCTGAAGGAGGTGAGTTCAGTGTACAAAAAACTGCCGAACGCATACTCAGTTTCGCCAAGGCGGCCATCGGTGACGACCCGGCCAAGCTCGATAAAGTTGCTGCTGCAGTTGAACGGGGTTTCAAAGAAGCATCAGATATCCTTGGCGGCAGCCTGCCCGACATCAGCAAGCAAACCCTGGACACCATACGCACAGAATTTGCACGCTGGAAAACGGACGGCATACCCAGTGGTGATACGGTAAGCCTGGCCAAACCAGCGACAACATCGACTCAGAAAGCTGCCTGAGCTGAATCTTGGTATATCTGGCAGGGACGCCATGCGCATCGTTGTATTGGAGCCATTCATTCGTTCAGGAAAAAGGCGGTGCGCATGGCGCACCCTGCAAAATTCTGCAGTCTCGGGGATGTTCAGAACATATCAAATGCAATGTTGCCCCTGGATTACGTATACAAAAATTAAACGCGAATCCTTAAACCCGTCATGCCGGACTTGATCCGGCATCCAGTGGCGTTGTTGGCATACTCATGCTTCTGTTCGCAGGCGATACGGCTAACGACACTGGATGCCAGATCGAGTCTGGCATGACGATTGGGAGGCTAATTGCTGACGGTGTATATTGCCGTGCATGGTGCAGCACGTCGGAGAAGATCAAAGGATATAACAAGATTAAAAAAGCCCGCAACAGTTTCCTGTTACGGGCCCCTCACTTGCAGATGATCTTGCAAAACCGAACTACAAAATCCTTACTTCTTCACACCCAGTTCACGCAAACGTTCTTGCAGATAACTGCCAGAAGTATGACGTTCTGACAGCACGACGTCTGGACGTGGATGCAGGAACAGGGGCAGCGAGATGCGGGACTTTTTCGCTTCTTCACCGGTAGGGTTCAGTACGCGGTGGATAGTCGACGGATAGTAGCCTGCAGAAGCTTCATCCAGCATGTCGCCAATGTTCACGATCAGCATGCCAAAGTCACAGGGCACGTCATGCCATGCGTCGTCCTTGCCTTGTACCTGCAAACCGGCCTGGGTTGCTGCAGGCAGCAAGGTCAGCAGGTTGATGTCGCCATGGGCAGCGGCGCGTACTGCATCCGGTTCTTCATCGCCACGCAGAGGTGGGTAATGCAAAACGCGCAGCAGGGTCAGGTCGCTGTCGGTGATCATGTCTGACAGGGGCATGGAATACTTGGCCTTGACCTCAGCAGGGGAGTGGTCTTCTACCCATTGCAACAACTCTGCTGCCAGCTTGGCACCATCGTCATAATACTTGCGTGCAGCATCCGACACTTCAGACGGATAACGGCCTGTAGGATAGATATGATAAAACTCTTTCAGGTCACGCTTGGTCTGACCCTTGGCAGTCTCGGAAATGCTGGGTGAAAAATAGCCATCCATTTTCTCGCGGTCAAAGTCATACTTGTTCTTCGCATCGGTCTGAAAGAAGTCATACCATTCCTTGTAGATGGTTTCCAGCGTGCTTTGCGACAGCGGATGATTGGTCAATACACCAAAGCCGGTGCGGTGCAGGCTTTCAGTGAATTTTTTCGCGGCATCGGGTGCGCGATAATCAACTGGTTCTATGAACATGATGGCCTCCTTATTTCGACAATGGAGCTTGCAACCAGTCAGAAGACAGTGTTGCATCGATCAGTTGCTTACATGCCTCTGCATCGACCTTCATGCAAACGCGAGTCTCAGGTTTGCTGGCTTCCCAACCAGGTTGTGGATAAGGGATAGGCAGTTTTGCCATCATGGTCTGGCCATTGCCTATACCTTCTTTGGCGACGCGTACGCGGCCAGAGTTGGTCTCGAAAATCTGTGGTGCCACCAACCAGACAAATGCCAGTACATCATGGCCATAGCAGGCATGACCCAGGTCTGGGCGTATGCTTTGGTAGAAGTTGGCGTAGAAGTTGACGGCGTGCGACAGGGTATCCATCGCCACGTGCTTGTGTTTTTCTGCCAGAGCGGCAAAGAAAGTCGAAGGCAAGACCACGCGGTGAGTCACGTCCAGACCAACCATGGTCAAATCCCAGCCTGCCGTGAAGACCAGGTCAGCTGCATCAGGATCATTCCAGACATTGGCTTCTGCCACTGGCGAGACATTGCCTGGTTCATCAACGGTACCTGCCATCAGCACGACCTGCTTCAACAGTTTTGGCAGTTGTGGTTCCATCTTCAGGGCCAAACCCAGGTTACCCAGTGGGCCAACCGCAACCAGGGTGATTTCACCCGGATGCTGGCGTGCCATCTTGACGATGAATTCAGCGGCGCTTTCTACTTCTGCCTTGCCACCGACTTCAATACGGCTGTTCAGGTTACCCAAACCGTCAGCACCGTGGATGAAGTCAGGCGGCGTACCGGCAGCTTTGGCAAAAGGTACGGGCACACCCTGGGCGACAGGGATATTGCGGCCAGCAATGCGCGTCAGGTACAAGGCATTGATGGTCGCCTGTTCAACATAGACATTACCGAAGGTCGTGGTAATGCCGACCATCTCGATATCAGGATGGGCCAGCGCAAAATACAAGGCCATTGCATCATCGACGCCTGGATCCGTATCAAAGATGACTTTATGTTTTGCTGTTGTTGACATGTGTATGCTCTCCAAAATTACACCGGCTGGCCATTGGGCAGAACCCAGTCGCGATGTGAATTGTTGCAGTTGACCCGGTTCAAGGAGGTCGAAATTATGTTATGTCGAAGTCTCGTAAGACCAAAAAGATCACCACAGAGACACGGAGACACAGAGGTAGCACTGAGAAAAGCGAGGCAAGAAACCGCATCTCGTTGCTCTTCACTCGCCTTTCTCTGTGCCCCTCTGTGCTCCCTCTGTGTCTCTGTGTTGACAGGTCTTAATTCAATAAATCAACGTGACTTCACAAACGGCTGACCTATCGCTTTCGGGGCGACGGATTTTGCCATCAAGCCTGCCAGAACGATCACGGTCACGACGTAAGGTATCATTTGTATCAGAGAGCCCGGTACCTTGCCTATGCCAGGGAAGACCACGCCTTCTATCTGGACTTGCAGGGCGGCGAAGAAACCGAACATCAGACAGCCCAGTGCTGTGTGCAGCGGACGCCAGTTACCGAATACCAGCGCAGTCAAAGCCAGGTAACCATTACCGGCAGACATGTCACGCAGGAAGAAGCCACTTTGTACGATGGACAGATAAGCACCAGAGAAAGAGCACAGCACACCGGCACACAGCATGGCCATGAAACGGGTGCGTTCTACATTAATGCCAGCGGCATCTGCTGCATGCGGGTTTTCACCAACGGCACGCAGACGCAGGCCAAAGCGGGTGTGGTACAAGACCCAGTGTACGACAGGGATCAGCGCAAAGGCCAGATACACCAGTGCGCTATGCCCACCAATGAGCTTGGTATAAAACCAGCCCAGGAATGGGATGCCGGCGACAGCGGCTGAACCTGGCAAGACTATATCAAACAGGCGTGCTTCACCCAGGTCAGGCGTGCGGCCACCTTGCTGGAAGAAATACTGGGCGATCACAAAGGTCAAACCACTGAGGGCGATATTGAGGGCAATACCGGCAACGAGCTGGTTACCCTTTTGCGTGATGCTGACAAAGCCTTGCAGCAGGGCGATGGCGACAGAAATACCGACACCCGCCATGATGCCCAGCCAGGGGTTCTTGGTTACAAAAGCCACGGCGGCAGAGACAAAGGCGGCGGCCAGCATCTTGCCTTCGAGTGCCAGATCAACCACACCGCTGCGTTCTGCAAACAGGCCAGCCATGGCAGCAAACATCAATACCGGCGCATTGCGTATGGTCGATACCAGGATGCTGGAAAATTGAAAATCATCAAACATCATTTTTCCTTACGCTTGAGCAGGGCAGACAGGGCAGGGGCATACAGGTTTTCCATGGCACCGCAGAACAGGATGATCAAACCCTGGATAAAGATAAAGGTCTCTGGCGGGATATTGGCTTTTTCCAG
It encodes the following:
- a CDS encoding isopenicillin N synthase family oxygenase, whose translation is MFIEPVDYRAPDAAKKFTESLHRTGFGVLTNHPLSQSTLETIYKEWYDFFQTDAKNKYDFDREKMDGYFSPSISETAKGQTKRDLKEFYHIYPTGRYPSEVSDAARKYYDDGAKLAAELLQWVEDHSPAEVKAKYSMPLSDMITDSDLTLLRVLHYPPLRGDEEPDAVRAAAHGDINLLTLLPAATQAGLQVQGKDDAWHDVPCDFGMLIVNIGDMLDEASAGYYPSTIHRVLNPTGEEAKKSRISLPLFLHPRPDVVLSERHTSGSYLQERLRELGVKK
- a CDS encoding nucleoside hydrolase gives rise to the protein MSTTAKHKVIFDTDPGVDDAMALYFALAHPDIEMVGITTTFGNVYVEQATINALYLTRIAGRNIPVAQGVPVPFAKAAGTPPDFIHGADGLGNLNSRIEVGGKAEVESAAEFIVKMARQHPGEITLVAVGPLGNLGLALKMEPQLPKLLKQVVLMAGTVDEPGNVSPVAEANVWNDPDAADLVFTAGWDLTMVGLDVTHRVVLPSTFFAALAEKHKHVAMDTLSHAVNFYANFYQSIRPDLGHACYGHDVLAFVWLVAPQIFETNSGRVRVAKEGIGNGQTMMAKLPIPYPQPGWEASKPETRVCMKVDAEACKQLIDATLSSDWLQAPLSK
- a CDS encoding ABC transporter permease translates to MMFDDFQFSSILVSTIRNAPVLMFAAMAGLFAERSGVVDLALEGKMLAAAFVSAAVAFVTKNPWLGIMAGVGISVAIALLQGFVSITQKGNQLVAGIALNIALSGLTFVIAQYFFQQGGRTPDLGEARLFDIVLPGSAAVAGIPFLGWFYTKLIGGHSALVYLAFALIPVVHWVLYHTRFGLRLRAVGENPHAADAAGINVERTRFMAMLCAGVLCSFSGAYLSIVQSGFFLRDMSAGNGYLALTALVFGNWRPLHTALGCLMFGFFAALQVQIEGVVFPGIGKVPGSLIQMIPYVVTVIVLAGLMAKSVAPKAIGQPFVKSR